Proteins found in one Elgaria multicarinata webbii isolate HBS135686 ecotype San Diego chromosome 12, rElgMul1.1.pri, whole genome shotgun sequence genomic segment:
- the SIDT2 gene encoding SID1 transmembrane family member 2 isoform X1, translated as MRNWTEGVRVSVNVSSEQKETPLLFVVRQKEAVVSFQVPLILRGLYQRKYLYQDVGRTLCQPPTKKEVETQSFYVDVSTLSSVNASYQLQVSRVENFVLRTGEHFSFNATASQPQYFKYEFPAGVDSAIVKVTSAMAFPCSVVSIQDILCPVYDLDNNVAFIGMYQTMTKKAAITVQKKDFPSHSFYVVVVVKTEDEACGGPLHYYPFSKDEPVNQGNRQKTLDVVVSPAVISQAYVSGMLFSLGVFLSFYVLAVLIACWENWRWQQQQRRLGLSAAMDTPSAETGQPRISPDAFLGRPPYNGYSYGSFDNGSTASTENVTDSLLSTEASYSYAGQDPCQHRQRHWAMAMERSLEHVAGRPRLDSLSSVEEDDYDTLADIDSDKNVVRTKQYLYVADLARKDKRVLRKKYQIYFWNIATIAVFYALPVIQLVITYQTVVNVTGNQDICYYNFLCAHPLGNLSAFNNILSNLGYILLGLLFLLIILQREINYNRALMRNDLQAVECGIPKHFGLFYAMGTALMMEGLLSACYHVCPNYTNFQFDTSFMYMIAGLCMLKLYQKRHPDINASAYSAYACLAIVIFFSVVGVVFGKGNMAFWIVFSIIHILSTMLLSTQLYYMGRWKLDSGILRRILHVVYTDCIRQCSGPLYVDRMVLLVMGNIINWSLAAYGLIMRPNDFASYLLAIGICNLLLYFAFYIIMKLRSGERLKLIPLLCITCTSVVWGFALFFFFQGLSTWQKTPAESREHNRDCVLLGFFDDHDVWHFLSSIAMFGSFLVLLTLDDDLDCVQRDKIYVF; from the exons ATGCGGAACTGG ACAGAGGGAGTCCGGGTGTCGGTGAACGTGTCCTCGGAGCAGAAGGAGACACCGCTGCTCTTCGTGGTGAGGCAGAAGGAGGCCGTGGTGTCCTTCCAGGTGCCGCTAATCCTCAGGGGCCT GTACCAGCGGAAGTACCTGTACCAGGATGTCGGCCGCACGTTGTGCCAGCCTCCGACCAAGAAGGAGGTTGAGACGCAATCCTTCTATGTGGACGTTTCCACGCTTTCGTCGGTCAACGCGTCCTACCAGCTGCAGGTCTCTCGCGTGGAGAACTTTGTGCTCAG GACAGGTGAGCACTTCAGCTTCAATGCCACGGCATCCCAGCCACAG TATTTCAAGTACGAGTTCCCCGCGGGCGTGGACTCGGCCATTGTGAAGGTGACCTCCGCGATGGCCTTCCCGTGCTCGGTCGTTTCCATCCAGGACATTTTG TGCCCCGTCTACGACCTGGACAACAACGTGGCTTTCATCGGCATGTACCAGACCATGACCAAGAAGGCGGCCATCACTGTTCAG AAGAAGGATTTCCCCAGCCACAGTTTctacgtggtggtggtggtgaagaccGAAGACGAGGCCTGCGGGGGGCCCCTGCATTACTACCCTTTTTCCAAAG ACGAGCCTGTCAATCAAGGCAACCGCCAAAAGACGCTGGACGTGGTTGTGTCGCCAGCCGTCATCT CGCAGGCCTACGTGAGCGGGATGCTCTTCAGCCTGGGGGTCTTCCTCTCCTTCTACGTGTTGGCAGTGCTTATCGCCTGCTGGGAGAACTGGAGGTGg cagcagcagcagcggcgcctGGGGCTCTCGGCTGCCATGGACACGCCCAGTGCTGAAACCG GGCAGCCCCGCATCTCCCCAGACGCCTTCCTGGGACGCCCACCGTACAACGGCTACAGTTACGGCTCCTTCG ACAACGGCTCCACGGCCAGCACCGAAAACGTCACTGACAGCCTGCTCTCCACAGAAGCCTCCTACAGTTACGCAG GGCAAGATCCGTGCCAGCACCGCCAGAGACACTGGGCCATGGCTATGG AACGCTCCCTGGAACACGTGGCAGGGCGCCCACGGCTGGACTCGCTCAGCTCCGTGGAAGAGGACGACTACGACACGCTGGCCGACATCGACTCAGACAAGAACGTCGTCCGCACCAAG CAATACCTGTACGTGGCGGATCTGGCCCGCAAAGACAAGCGGGTGCTGCGGAAGAAATATCAGATTTACTTCTG GAACATCGCCACCATTGCTGTCTTCTACGCCCTGCCTGTCATCCAGCTGGTCATCACCTACCAGACG GTGGTCAATGTGACCGGGAACCAAGACATTTGCTACTACAACTTCCTGTGTGCCCACCCTCTGGGCAACCTCAG CGCCTTCAACAACATCCTCAGCAATCTGGGCTACATCCTGCTGGGGCTGCTCTTCCTGCTCATCATCCTGCAGCGTGAGATCAACTACAACCGGGCCTTGATGCGCAACGACCTGCAGGCTGTG GAGTGCGGCATCCCTAAGCACTTTGGCCTCTTCTACGCCATGGGCACGGCCCTCATGATGGAAGGGCTCCTCAGCGCCTGCTACCACGTCTGCCCCAACTACACCAACTTCCAGTTTG ACACCTCTTTCATGTACATGATTGCTGGGCTGTGCATGCTGAAGCTGTACCAGAAGCGCCACCCGGACATCAACGCTAGCGCCTACAGCGCCTACGCCTGCCTGGCCATCGTCATCTTCTTCTCCGTCGTCGGGGTG GTCTTCGGCAAGGGCAACATGGCCTTCTGGATCGTCTTCTCCATCATCCACATCCTCTCCACGATGCTGCTGAGCACCCAGCTCTACTACATGGGCCGCTGGAAACTGG ACTCCGGCATCCTGCGCAGGATTTTGCATGTGGTGTACACGGACTGCATCCGCCAGTGCAGTGGGCCCCTGTACGTG GATCGGATGGTGCTGCTGGTGATGGGGAACATCATCAACTGGTCCCT CGCTGCTTACGGCCTCATCATGCGGCCCAACGACTTCGCCTCCTACCTCCTGGCCATCGGCATCTGCAACCTGCTGCTCTACTTCGCCTTCTACATCATCATGAAG CTCCGGAGCGGAGAACGCCTCAAGCTCATCCCCCTGCTCTGCATCACCTGCACGTCCGTCGTGTGGGGCtttgccctcttcttcttcttccagggccTGAGCACCTGGCAG AAGACGCCGGCTGAATCCCGTGAGCACAACCGGGACTGCGTCCTGCTGGGCTTCTTTGACGACCACGACGTCTGGCACTTCCTCTCCTCCATCGCCATGTTTGGCTCCTTCCTG GTATTACTGACTCTGGACGATGACCTCGATTGTGTCCAGCGTGACAAGATCTATGTCTTCTAG
- the PAFAH1B2 gene encoding platelet-activating factor acetylhydrolase IB subunit alpha2 isoform X1, which translates to MEARGEPQSPPADRMSQGDSNPAAIPHAAEDVQGDDRWMSQHNRFVLDCKDKEPDVLFVGDSMVQLLQQYEIWRELFSPLHALNFGIGGDTTGHVLWRLKNGELENIKPKVIVVWVGTNNHENTAEEVAGGIEAIVRLINTRQPQAKVIVLGLLPRGEKPNPLRQKNGKVNQLLKTSLPKLSSVQLLDVDGGFVHSDGAISYHDMFDFLHLTGAGYAKICKPLHELIMQLLEETPEEKQATLA; encoded by the exons ATGGAGGCGCGCGGGGAGCCGCAGTCGCCGCCAGC GGATAGAATGAGCCAGGGTGACTCAAATCCAGCAGCGATTCCACATGCAGCTGAAGATGTCCAGGGAGATGACAGGTGGATGTCACAG CATAACCGATTTGTCTTGGACTGCAAGGACAAGGAGCCTGACGTGCTGTTTGTGGGAGACTCCATGGTGCAGCTGCTACAGCAATATGAG ATATGGCGAGAACTCTTTTCACCTCTACACGCGCTGAATTTTGGAATTGGTGGGGACACAACAGGGCATGTTCTGTGGAGACTGAAGAATGGTGAACTGGAAAACATTAAGCCCAAA GTTATAGTTGTTTGGGTTGGAACAAATAACCACGAAAACACAGCAGAGGAAGTAGCTGGTGGAATAGAGGCCATTGTGAGGCTGATAAATACGCGGCAGCCCCAGGCCAAGGTTATCGTACTG GGCCTCCTACCCCGGGGTGAGAAGCCAAACCCACTGCGGCAGAAGAACGGCAAGGTCAACCAACTCCTGAAGACCTCACTGCCCAAACTCAGCAGCGTCCAGCTGCTGGATGTGGACGGGGGCTTTGTGCACTCGGATGGCGCCATCTCATACCACGACATGTTTGATTTTCTGCATCTAACGGGAGCCGGCTATGCTAAGATCTGCAAACCCCTCCATGAACTGATCATGCAGCTCCTGGAGGAGACCCCTGAAGAGAAGCAGGCGACTCTGGCCTGA
- the SIDT2 gene encoding SID1 transmembrane family member 2 isoform X2, translating to MRNWTEGVRVSVNVSSEQKETPLLFVVRQKEAVVSFQVPLILRGLYQRKYLYQDVGRTLCQPPTKKEVETQSFYVDVSTLSSVNASYQLQVSRVENFVLRTGEHFSFNATASQPQYFKYEFPAGVDSAIVKVTSAMAFPCSVVSIQDILCPVYDLDNNVAFIGMYQTMTKKAAITVQKKDFPSHSFYVVVVVKTEDEACGGPLHYYPFSKDEPVNQGNRQKTLDVVVSPAVISQAYVSGMLFSLGVFLSFYVLAVLIACWENWRQRKQQQQRRLGLSAAMDTPSAETGQPRISPDAFLGRPPYNGYSYGSFDNGSTASTENVTDSLLSTEASYSYAERSLEHVAGRPRLDSLSSVEEDDYDTLADIDSDKNVVRTKQYLYVADLARKDKRVLRKKYQIYFWNIATIAVFYALPVIQLVITYQTVVNVTGNQDICYYNFLCAHPLGNLSAFNNILSNLGYILLGLLFLLIILQREINYNRALMRNDLQAVECGIPKHFGLFYAMGTALMMEGLLSACYHVCPNYTNFQFDTSFMYMIAGLCMLKLYQKRHPDINASAYSAYACLAIVIFFSVVGVVFGKGNMAFWIVFSIIHILSTMLLSTQLYYMGRWKLDSGILRRILHVVYTDCIRQCSGPLYVDRMVLLVMGNIINWSLAAYGLIMRPNDFASYLLAIGICNLLLYFAFYIIMKLRSGERLKLIPLLCITCTSVVWGFALFFFFQGLSTWQKTPAESREHNRDCVLLGFFDDHDVWHFLSSIAMFGSFLVLLTLDDDLDCVQRDKIYVF from the exons ATGCGGAACTGG ACAGAGGGAGTCCGGGTGTCGGTGAACGTGTCCTCGGAGCAGAAGGAGACACCGCTGCTCTTCGTGGTGAGGCAGAAGGAGGCCGTGGTGTCCTTCCAGGTGCCGCTAATCCTCAGGGGCCT GTACCAGCGGAAGTACCTGTACCAGGATGTCGGCCGCACGTTGTGCCAGCCTCCGACCAAGAAGGAGGTTGAGACGCAATCCTTCTATGTGGACGTTTCCACGCTTTCGTCGGTCAACGCGTCCTACCAGCTGCAGGTCTCTCGCGTGGAGAACTTTGTGCTCAG GACAGGTGAGCACTTCAGCTTCAATGCCACGGCATCCCAGCCACAG TATTTCAAGTACGAGTTCCCCGCGGGCGTGGACTCGGCCATTGTGAAGGTGACCTCCGCGATGGCCTTCCCGTGCTCGGTCGTTTCCATCCAGGACATTTTG TGCCCCGTCTACGACCTGGACAACAACGTGGCTTTCATCGGCATGTACCAGACCATGACCAAGAAGGCGGCCATCACTGTTCAG AAGAAGGATTTCCCCAGCCACAGTTTctacgtggtggtggtggtgaagaccGAAGACGAGGCCTGCGGGGGGCCCCTGCATTACTACCCTTTTTCCAAAG ACGAGCCTGTCAATCAAGGCAACCGCCAAAAGACGCTGGACGTGGTTGTGTCGCCAGCCGTCATCT CGCAGGCCTACGTGAGCGGGATGCTCTTCAGCCTGGGGGTCTTCCTCTCCTTCTACGTGTTGGCAGTGCTTATCGCCTGCTGGGAGAACTGGAG GCaacggaagcagcagcagcagcggcgcctGGGGCTCTCGGCTGCCATGGACACGCCCAGTGCTGAAACCG GGCAGCCCCGCATCTCCCCAGACGCCTTCCTGGGACGCCCACCGTACAACGGCTACAGTTACGGCTCCTTCG ACAACGGCTCCACGGCCAGCACCGAAAACGTCACTGACAGCCTGCTCTCCACAGAAGCCTCCTACAGTTACGCAG AACGCTCCCTGGAACACGTGGCAGGGCGCCCACGGCTGGACTCGCTCAGCTCCGTGGAAGAGGACGACTACGACACGCTGGCCGACATCGACTCAGACAAGAACGTCGTCCGCACCAAG CAATACCTGTACGTGGCGGATCTGGCCCGCAAAGACAAGCGGGTGCTGCGGAAGAAATATCAGATTTACTTCTG GAACATCGCCACCATTGCTGTCTTCTACGCCCTGCCTGTCATCCAGCTGGTCATCACCTACCAGACG GTGGTCAATGTGACCGGGAACCAAGACATTTGCTACTACAACTTCCTGTGTGCCCACCCTCTGGGCAACCTCAG CGCCTTCAACAACATCCTCAGCAATCTGGGCTACATCCTGCTGGGGCTGCTCTTCCTGCTCATCATCCTGCAGCGTGAGATCAACTACAACCGGGCCTTGATGCGCAACGACCTGCAGGCTGTG GAGTGCGGCATCCCTAAGCACTTTGGCCTCTTCTACGCCATGGGCACGGCCCTCATGATGGAAGGGCTCCTCAGCGCCTGCTACCACGTCTGCCCCAACTACACCAACTTCCAGTTTG ACACCTCTTTCATGTACATGATTGCTGGGCTGTGCATGCTGAAGCTGTACCAGAAGCGCCACCCGGACATCAACGCTAGCGCCTACAGCGCCTACGCCTGCCTGGCCATCGTCATCTTCTTCTCCGTCGTCGGGGTG GTCTTCGGCAAGGGCAACATGGCCTTCTGGATCGTCTTCTCCATCATCCACATCCTCTCCACGATGCTGCTGAGCACCCAGCTCTACTACATGGGCCGCTGGAAACTGG ACTCCGGCATCCTGCGCAGGATTTTGCATGTGGTGTACACGGACTGCATCCGCCAGTGCAGTGGGCCCCTGTACGTG GATCGGATGGTGCTGCTGGTGATGGGGAACATCATCAACTGGTCCCT CGCTGCTTACGGCCTCATCATGCGGCCCAACGACTTCGCCTCCTACCTCCTGGCCATCGGCATCTGCAACCTGCTGCTCTACTTCGCCTTCTACATCATCATGAAG CTCCGGAGCGGAGAACGCCTCAAGCTCATCCCCCTGCTCTGCATCACCTGCACGTCCGTCGTGTGGGGCtttgccctcttcttcttcttccagggccTGAGCACCTGGCAG AAGACGCCGGCTGAATCCCGTGAGCACAACCGGGACTGCGTCCTGCTGGGCTTCTTTGACGACCACGACGTCTGGCACTTCCTCTCCTCCATCGCCATGTTTGGCTCCTTCCTG GTATTACTGACTCTGGACGATGACCTCGATTGTGTCCAGCGTGACAAGATCTATGTCTTCTAG
- the TAGLN gene encoding transgelin → MANKGPSFGMSRDVQAKIEKKYDDDLEERLVEWIVTQCGEDVGRPERGRLGFQVWLKNGIILGKLINSLHPGGSKPVKIPAPPPTMVFKQMEQIAQFLKAAEDYGVAKTDIFQTVDLFEAKDMATVQRMLMALGSLAVTKNDGQYRGDPSWFMKKAQENKRDFSDSQLKEGKNVIGLQMGSNQGASQAGMTGYGRPRQIIG, encoded by the exons ATGGCGAACAAGGGCCCTTCCTTCGGTATGAGCAGAGATGTCCAGGCCAAGATCGAGAAGAAATACGATGACGACCTGGAGGAGCGGCTGGTGGAGTGGATCGTGACCCAGTGTGGGGAAGACGTGGGGCGCCCCGAACGTGGCCGGCTGGGCTTTCAGGTCTGGCTGAAGAATGGCATC ATCTTGGGCAAGCTGATCAACAGCCTTCACCCCGGCGGCTCCAAGCCTGTGAAGATCCCAGCCCCTCCTCCCACCATGGTCTTCAAGCAGATGGAGCAGATCGCCCAGTTCCTGAAGGCAGCCGAGGACTACGGCGTGGCGAAGACGGACATCTTCCAGACGGTCGACCTCTTTGAAG CTAAGGACATGGCCACAGTCCAGAGAATGCTGATGGCCCTGGGTAGCCTTGCGGTGACAAAGAATGACGGCCAGTATCGTGGAGACCCTTCTTGGTTCATGAA GAAAGCCCAGGAGAACAAGCGGGACTTCTCTGACAGCCAGCTGAAAGAGGGCAAGAACGTCATCGGGCTGCAGATGGGCTCCAACCAGGGCGCCTCCCAGGCGGGCATGACGGGCTACGGCCGACCCCGGCAGATCATTGGCTAA
- the PAFAH1B2 gene encoding platelet-activating factor acetylhydrolase IB subunit alpha2 isoform X2, with the protein MSQGDSNPAAIPHAAEDVQGDDRWMSQHNRFVLDCKDKEPDVLFVGDSMVQLLQQYEIWRELFSPLHALNFGIGGDTTGHVLWRLKNGELENIKPKVIVVWVGTNNHENTAEEVAGGIEAIVRLINTRQPQAKVIVLGLLPRGEKPNPLRQKNGKVNQLLKTSLPKLSSVQLLDVDGGFVHSDGAISYHDMFDFLHLTGAGYAKICKPLHELIMQLLEETPEEKQATLA; encoded by the exons ATGAGCCAGGGTGACTCAAATCCAGCAGCGATTCCACATGCAGCTGAAGATGTCCAGGGAGATGACAGGTGGATGTCACAG CATAACCGATTTGTCTTGGACTGCAAGGACAAGGAGCCTGACGTGCTGTTTGTGGGAGACTCCATGGTGCAGCTGCTACAGCAATATGAG ATATGGCGAGAACTCTTTTCACCTCTACACGCGCTGAATTTTGGAATTGGTGGGGACACAACAGGGCATGTTCTGTGGAGACTGAAGAATGGTGAACTGGAAAACATTAAGCCCAAA GTTATAGTTGTTTGGGTTGGAACAAATAACCACGAAAACACAGCAGAGGAAGTAGCTGGTGGAATAGAGGCCATTGTGAGGCTGATAAATACGCGGCAGCCCCAGGCCAAGGTTATCGTACTG GGCCTCCTACCCCGGGGTGAGAAGCCAAACCCACTGCGGCAGAAGAACGGCAAGGTCAACCAACTCCTGAAGACCTCACTGCCCAAACTCAGCAGCGTCCAGCTGCTGGATGTGGACGGGGGCTTTGTGCACTCGGATGGCGCCATCTCATACCACGACATGTTTGATTTTCTGCATCTAACGGGAGCCGGCTATGCTAAGATCTGCAAACCCCTCCATGAACTGATCATGCAGCTCCTGGAGGAGACCCCTGAAGAGAAGCAGGCGACTCTGGCCTGA